The Alteribacter populi genomic sequence CCAAATGGCTGGATATGAATTGGACGTCGTTTTATTGACCATTTCCGTTTATCTCGCGATTGTCAATAAATCCATGTTCGCATTAGATAACGTTATTTTTCGATCCAAGCAAGAGTAATATTAAATTTTAAAAAAGAATTTATAGGCGGATAGCTTCCTTTACGCTGAGACTTTATAGCATGGGGAGGAAGATAACGCTGTTTTTAATAAAAGACCGCGATGTGGTTTTTCAAAACAAATAGAAGGAGGTAGTGAATGTATGAATTTTCATAAGCAACCTAATACATTCGTAGGTCAAGTTGATCTAAAAGTTGAGGATATTGAACGCTCTCTTACGTTTTATCAAGAAATCATCGGTTTTCAAGTGTTAGAACAAACGGGCCGAAAAGCCAAGCTAACTGCGGATGGTAAAACGACGTTGTTATCGATTGAACAACCTGAAAATGTCACACCAAAGCAACAGCAAAAAACAGGATTATATCACTTCGCACTTTTATTACCTAACCGTTCGGATTTAGTTGATGTGGTACAGCATTTGCTTCAAAATGGCTATCGGTTTGGATCATCGGATCATCTTGTTAGTGAAGCTCTTTATCTATCAGACCCTGACGGAAACGGAATTGAAATCTATACAGACCGACCAGCTTCCATTTGGAGTTGGAAAGACGGTGAAGTGGCGATGACGGTTGATCCATTAGATTTCGACAACCTTCTTCAGGAAGCAAAAGGGGGTTCTTGGCGAGGACTTCCTGCTGGCACAGTAATGGGGCATATTCATTTACATGTATCGGAACTACCAACAACAGAGGAATTTTATCATAAAGGGCTAGGGTTTGATGTAGTATGCCAATTCGGTAATCAGGCACTGTTTATGTCTACTGGCGGTTACC encodes the following:
- a CDS encoding VOC family protein, whose product is MNFHKQPNTFVGQVDLKVEDIERSLTFYQEIIGFQVLEQTGRKAKLTADGKTTLLSIEQPENVTPKQQQKTGLYHFALLLPNRSDLVDVVQHLLQNGYRFGSSDHLVSEALYLSDPDGNGIEIYTDRPASIWSWKDGEVAMTVDPLDFDNLLQEAKGGSWRGLPAGTVMGHIHLHVSELPTTEEFYHKGLGFDVVCQFGNQALFMSTGGYHHHIGLNTWAGVGAPAPPESSVGLRQFSLEYPSVEARNKVLQQLKQLQAAIFEENGVVHTQDPSGNVIQLNVNTHAN